In Oryza sativa Japonica Group chromosome 2, ASM3414082v1, the following are encoded in one genomic region:
- the LOC4329812 gene encoding glycine-rich cell wall structural protein has protein sequence MASSSKALLLLAVLLASAVLLAAAADQPHGKEQKKTESGGGAGVQDWHDDHGGGGHHGGGGGGYPGGQCHHGCCGGYGYHGGCRRCCATADEKPDPMYRPEAHN, from the exons ATGGCGTCGTCGTCCAAGGCCCTGCTCTTGCTCGCTGTCCTCCTCGCatccgccgtcctcctcgccgccgccgccgaccaacCTC ATGGCAAGGAGCAGAAGAAgacggagagcggcggcggcgcgggcgtccAGGACTGGCACGACGACCACGGTGGGGGCGGCCAtcacggaggtggcggcggcggctaccccGGTGGGCAGTGCCATCACGGATGCTGCGGCGGCTACGGATACCACGGCGGCTGCCGCCGTTGCTGCGCGACCGCCGACGAGAAGCCGGACCCCATGTACCGCCCCGAGGCGCACAACTAA
- the LOC4329811 gene encoding protein FLUORESCENT IN BLUE LIGHT, chloroplastic, with product MPARAAALSCRGVSPHPRAHSLLPGRRRRPVLPFADEAAAAPLRVSSVPHSRAYGCGGGGYFVHLEDRDDGEASRLLRALRRVLPDHQKWAQPDLLKAAVISTMSILAVPLEASASAETCQPANSMANMPIFIAVALIGAAVGGLLARQRKEELKRLNTQLRQINTALRRQAQIESFAPGLTYAPVGRATETEVIVDPRKQQLTVNLRNGKTFMRNQDLDMAVKEFRAALELAKSVGDRFEEKKAARGLGASLQRLGKYREAMNCYYKVLELSKETGEDSGCTEAYGAIADCYTELGDLERAAKLYDKYISRLQPGGGE from the exons ATgcctgcgcgcgcggcggcgctctcCTGCCGCGGAGTCTCCCCGCacccccgcgcccactccctcctccctggccgccgccgccgccccgtcctCCCCTTCGCCG atgaggcggcggcggcgcccctaCGTGTCAGCTCCGTGCCCCATTCTCGGGCttacggctgcggcggcggcggttacTTCGTGCATCTCGAAGACCGCGATGACGGAGAGGCGTCTCGGTTGCTGCGTGCCCTTCGGCGAGTCCTTCCCGATCACCAG AAATGGGCACAACCTGACCTTCTGAAAGCTGCTGTTATTTCAACCATGTCAATACTTGCTGTGCCTCTTGAGGCATCGGCATCGGCGGAGACATGTCAGCCAGCTAATTCTATGGCCAATATGCCCATTTTTATTGCTGTGGCTCTAATAGGTGCTGCTGTTGGTG GATTACTAGCACGGCAAAGAAAGGAGGAATTAAAGCGACTGAACACTCAACTTCGCCAAATTAACACGGCACTTAGAAGACAGGCGCAGATTGAGTCATTTGCTCCTGGCCTTACTTACGCGCCAGTTGGCAGAGCAACAGAAACTGAAGTTATTGTAGATCCCAGGAAGCAACAACTGACAGTAAATTTGAGAAACGGGAAGACATTTATGAGGAATCAAGATCTTGATATGGCAGTAAAGGAATTCAGGGCAGCTCTGGAGCTCGCAAAGAGCGTAGGAGATCGCTTTGAGGAGAAGAAAGCTGCTCGTGGATTAG GTGCATCGCTACAAAGATTGGGCAAATACAGAGAAGCAATGAACTGCTACTATAAAGTCCTGGAGCTTTCCAAGGAAACGGGCGAGGATTCCGGGTGCACCGAGGCCTACGGCGCCATAGCTGACTGCTACACGGAGCTTGGGGATCTAGAGCGAGCGGCGAAGTTGTATGACAAGTACATATCAAGGTTGCAGCCCGGCGGTGGTGAGTAA
- the LOC4329813 gene encoding glycine-rich cell wall structural protein, translated as MASTRQALIAFAVVLLAAAFLVAASAADETQANKKEDTKVDVQDYWRGGGGYPPRGGGYGYPGRGYGYPGRGGGGGYPGGGGGWHGCRCCGYGYRGGCRCCASPDEIPEPMYRPEVDPHN; from the exons ATGGCGTCGACCAGGCAGGCTCTCAtcgcgttcgccgtcgtcctcctcgccgccgctttcctcgtcgccgcctccgccgccgacgaaacCC AGGCTAACAAGAAGGAGGACACCAAGGTGGACGTGCAGGACtactggcgcggcggcggcgggtaccCACCACGGGGCGGCGGCTATGGCTATCCGGGGCGCGGCTACGGCTAtccggggcgcggcggcggcggtggctacccgggcggaggaggaggctggcACGGCTGCCGCTGCTGCGGCTACGGCTACCGCGGCGGATGCCGCTGCTGCGCGAGCCCCGACGAGATCCCGGAGCCCATGTACCGCCCGGAGGTGGATCCCCACAACTGa